A stretch of Rhizobium sp. TH2 DNA encodes these proteins:
- a CDS encoding multidrug effflux MFS transporter, giving the protein MHDVNLADNAATLRRKANLGMTEFVAMCASLAAVAAMSIDIILPALPAIGRAFGIADENIRQLVILIFVVTFAVSQAFYGPLSDRFGRKPLIAVGLSLYLVGSFSAMFVTDFSWLLGMRMVQGVGAAALQVVTLAIIRDCFAGPAMGRVLTFVFTTFMIIPIIAPTIGQQIEFIATWKGIFAFNAIAGVMIFVWMATRLRETLDVEDRRSLAFGSLLEALVEICTNRVTAGYAVASTLTLIGLFSYIVSVQQVYGELYGLGTLFPYAFGGSSIGVALAALFSARLVRLMGMRPVAHGALAIFTVSGLLLFLLALGGNPPFWVTFGLLSICMMAFGVLQGNISAIALEPLGHIAGTASSLFGVVTTTIATVLAGVVGQAYDGTVVPLAFAFGFGGLFATLAVLWTERGRMFRNGASSTRQTPSSSFH; this is encoded by the coding sequence ATGCACGACGTGAACCTTGCCGACAATGCGGCGACCCTCAGGCGCAAGGCCAATCTCGGCATGACCGAGTTCGTCGCGATGTGCGCGAGCCTGGCCGCCGTGGCCGCCATGTCGATCGACATCATCCTGCCGGCACTTCCCGCGATCGGCCGCGCGTTCGGGATCGCGGACGAGAACATCCGCCAATTGGTGATCCTGATTTTCGTCGTGACCTTTGCGGTCAGCCAGGCCTTCTATGGTCCGCTCAGCGACCGGTTTGGTCGCAAGCCGCTGATCGCAGTGGGGCTCAGCCTCTATCTCGTCGGCTCCTTTTCGGCGATGTTCGTCACGGATTTCTCCTGGCTGCTCGGGATGCGCATGGTGCAGGGCGTGGGGGCGGCCGCGCTGCAGGTGGTGACGCTCGCGATCATCCGCGATTGCTTCGCGGGACCGGCCATGGGCCGCGTGCTGACCTTTGTCTTCACCACATTCATGATCATCCCGATCATAGCGCCGACCATCGGCCAGCAGATCGAATTCATCGCGACATGGAAGGGTATCTTCGCCTTCAATGCCATCGCGGGGGTGATGATCTTCGTCTGGATGGCGACGAGGCTGCGCGAAACGCTCGATGTCGAGGACCGCCGGTCGCTGGCCTTCGGCAGCCTGCTCGAGGCGCTCGTCGAGATATGCACCAACCGCGTCACGGCCGGCTATGCCGTGGCCAGCACGCTGACGCTCATCGGGCTTTTCTCCTACATCGTGTCGGTCCAGCAGGTCTATGGCGAGCTCTATGGGCTCGGAACGCTGTTTCCTTACGCTTTCGGCGGATCCTCGATTGGCGTGGCACTCGCGGCGCTTTTCAGCGCGCGGCTGGTCCGGCTCATGGGCATGCGGCCGGTGGCGCATGGAGCGCTGGCGATCTTCACCGTTTCGGGGCTCCTTCTCTTCCTGCTGGCGCTCGGCGGCAATCCACCCTTCTGGGTGACCTTCGGCCTGCTGTCGATCTGCATGATGGCCTTCGGCGTGCTGCAGGGCAATATCAGCGCCATTGCGCTCGAGCCGCTCGGCCATATCGCAGGCACCGCCTCCTCGCTGTTCGGCGTGGTGACGACGACAATCGCGACGGTGCTCGCAGGCGTGGTGGGCCAGGCCTATGACGGCACGGTTGTTCCGCTTGCCTTCGCCTTCGGCTTCGGCGGTCTGTTCGCGACGCTTGCGGTGCTCTGGACCGAGCGCGGGCGCATGTTCAGGAACGGCGCATCCTCAACCCGTCAAACTCCGTCATCATCGTTTCACTAA
- a CDS encoding BolA family protein, with amino-acid sequence MPMNPGDIEDMIKEGIPGAKVTIRDLAGDGDHYAAEVVAEAFRGKSRVQQHQMVYQALKGNMGGVLHALALQTSAPD; translated from the coding sequence ATGCCGATGAATCCGGGCGACATCGAAGACATGATCAAGGAAGGCATTCCCGGCGCCAAGGTGACGATCCGCGATCTCGCCGGGGATGGCGATCACTATGCCGCCGAAGTGGTGGCGGAAGCCTTCCGCGGCAAGAGCCGCGTGCAGCAGCACCAGATGGTCTATCAGGCGCTCAAGGGCAATATGGGCGGCGTGCTGCATGCGCTGGCATTGCAGACTTCAGCGCCGGATTGA
- the grxD gene encoding Grx4 family monothiol glutaredoxin, whose product MSAIEQFIDNEVKTNDVVLFMKGTPDFPQCGFSGKVVQILDYIGVDYKTHNVLADADLRQGIKDYSNWPTVPQFYVKGEFIGGCDIVTEMFQSGELQQALSDKGIALKGQAA is encoded by the coding sequence ATGAGCGCGATCGAACAATTCATCGACAATGAAGTGAAGACCAACGACGTGGTGCTGTTCATGAAGGGCACGCCGGATTTTCCCCAGTGTGGGTTCTCCGGCAAGGTCGTGCAGATTCTCGACTATATCGGCGTGGACTACAAAACCCACAACGTGCTGGCCGACGCCGATCTCCGCCAGGGGATCAAGGACTATTCCAACTGGCCGACCGTGCCGCAGTTTTACGTGAAGGGCGAATTCATCGGCGGCTGCGATATCGTCACCGAGATGTTCCAGTCCGGCGAACTGCAGCAGGCGCTGTCCGACAAGGGCATCGCACTCAAGGGCCAGGCAGCCTAA
- a CDS encoding calcium-binding protein, translating to MAMLTPPSTIGAGPVVNLGTTDSVTVGKNVALVATSGFAIYGTGAEHEVIIDGTVVTSVFGVVLGSNENDSGNSVTVGKSGSVIAVGGSTGGIACYGADATVTNHGYIESASYGIALFSTSVDTHSTVVNTGTIIAGSRGVFRDGSNTTETIVFKNSGLLESEGDAYGFVGSGHTGRDLITNTGRMIGNIRTLGGDDEYDGRKGSLDGEILAGDGNDRLMGGKEANIFWGETGQDKLTGGRGADLLTGGLDADQFIYVSTRDSSAKPAEQDTILDFQAENDKIVLKTIDADSRAGGNQKFDFIGDDAFSGNAGELRFKIVVSDTFVYGDTNGDRKADFAIKLDAAMTLVAGDFIL from the coding sequence ATGGCCATGCTTACACCCCCCTCGACAATTGGTGCCGGTCCGGTGGTCAATCTGGGGACCACCGACTCCGTCACCGTCGGCAAGAACGTGGCGCTCGTCGCGACGTCGGGTTTTGCCATTTACGGAACCGGCGCCGAGCATGAGGTGATCATAGATGGCACGGTTGTGACGTCAGTGTTCGGCGTTGTCCTCGGGAGTAATGAGAACGATTCCGGCAACTCGGTTACGGTCGGCAAATCCGGCAGTGTCATCGCCGTCGGGGGCTCGACGGGCGGCATCGCCTGCTACGGCGCGGACGCAACGGTGACCAACCACGGCTATATCGAATCCGCGTCCTATGGCATCGCTCTGTTCAGCACGTCCGTCGACACGCATTCCACCGTGGTCAATACCGGCACGATCATAGCGGGATCCCGCGGGGTTTTCCGGGACGGCTCGAATACAACCGAAACAATCGTCTTCAAGAATAGCGGATTGCTGGAGTCCGAAGGCGACGCCTATGGCTTCGTAGGCTCCGGGCATACTGGGCGCGATCTGATCACCAACACCGGACGGATGATAGGCAACATCCGGACGCTCGGCGGCGACGACGAGTATGACGGCCGCAAGGGCAGCCTGGACGGAGAAATACTTGCCGGCGATGGCAACGACCGTCTCATGGGGGGCAAGGAAGCCAACATATTCTGGGGCGAAACCGGCCAAGACAAGCTGACTGGCGGCCGGGGTGCCGACCTGCTCACCGGCGGGCTGGATGCAGACCAGTTCATCTATGTCTCGACCAGGGACAGCAGTGCGAAGCCGGCCGAACAGGATACGATCTTAGACTTCCAGGCTGAGAACGACAAGATCGTGCTCAAGACCATCGACGCGGACTCGCGAGCAGGCGGCAATCAGAAGTTCGACTTCATCGGCGACGACGCATTTTCCGGCAACGCTGGCGAGTTGCGTTTCAAGATCGTCGTCAGCGATACCTTCGTCTACGGCGACACGAATGGCGATCGCAAGGCCGACTTCGCTATAAAGCTCGACGCCGCCATGACCCTGGTGGCAGGCGACTTTATTTTGTAG
- the purL gene encoding phosphoribosylformylglycinamidine synthase subunit PurL, which translates to MTVSNDRPITPDLIASHGLKPDEYERILSLIGREPTFTELGIFSAMWNEHCSYKSSKKWLKTLPTKGPRVIQGPGENAGVVDIDDGDCVVFKMESHNHPSYIEPYQGAATGVGGILRDVFTMGARPVAAMNALRFGAPDHPKTKHLVAGVVAGVGGYGNSFGVPTVGGEVEFDARYNGNILVNAFAAGLAKSDAIFLSEAKGVGLPVVYLGAKTGRDGVGGATMASAEFDESIEEKRPTVQVGDPFTEKCLLEACLELMKTGAVIAIQDMGAAGLTCSAVEMGAKGDLGIELDLDSVPVREDQMTAYEMMLSESQERMLMVLEPSKEEVAKAIFVKWGLDFAIVGRTTDDLRFRVIHQGTEVADLPIKDLGDQAPEYDRPWTPLVKPAPLAANDVPQADVADALITLVGSANNSSRRWVYEQYDTLIQGNSLQLPGGDAGVVRVEGHEHKALAFSSDVTPRYVEADPFEGGKQAVAECWRNLTATGALPLAATDNLNFGNPEKPEIMSQLVHAIKGIGEACTVLEFPIVSGNVSLYNETHGKGILPTPTIGGVGLIDNWLRMGRARFAEEEQPILLIGAPASWGTHLAQSVYMRDIHGRTDGPPPYVDLQHEKRVGDLVRELIRDGLATAVHDCSSGGLALAIAEMAMASGIGADINQIEGADPIPVFYGEDQGRYVVTVRRDDLDEVQEIAETRGIFAPLIGTTGGVTVKLGNARAVAIEQLQKAHESWFPDFMSGELPPTE; encoded by the coding sequence ATGACCGTTTCCAATGACCGCCCGATCACGCCAGACCTCATTGCCAGCCACGGCCTCAAGCCGGATGAATATGAGCGCATCCTTTCGCTGATCGGCCGCGAGCCGACATTCACCGAACTCGGCATCTTCTCGGCGATGTGGAACGAGCATTGTTCCTATAAATCCTCGAAGAAATGGCTGAAGACGCTGCCGACCAAGGGACCGCGCGTCATCCAGGGTCCGGGTGAAAATGCCGGCGTCGTCGATATCGACGATGGCGATTGCGTGGTCTTCAAGATGGAGAGCCACAACCACCCCTCCTATATCGAGCCCTACCAGGGTGCGGCGACCGGCGTCGGCGGTATCCTGCGCGATGTGTTCACGATGGGCGCCCGGCCGGTGGCCGCGATGAACGCGCTGCGCTTCGGTGCGCCAGATCATCCGAAGACCAAGCATCTCGTCGCGGGCGTCGTCGCGGGCGTCGGTGGTTATGGTAATTCCTTCGGCGTGCCGACCGTCGGCGGCGAGGTCGAATTCGACGCGCGCTACAACGGCAATATCCTCGTCAATGCCTTCGCGGCGGGCCTGGCCAAGTCCGATGCGATCTTCCTCTCCGAAGCCAAGGGCGTCGGCCTGCCTGTCGTCTATCTCGGTGCCAAGACCGGCCGCGACGGTGTCGGGGGTGCGACAATGGCGTCGGCCGAATTCGACGAATCCATCGAAGAGAAGCGCCCGACCGTGCAGGTCGGCGACCCCTTCACCGAAAAGTGCCTGCTGGAAGCCTGCCTCGAACTGATGAAGACCGGCGCCGTCATCGCGATCCAGGACATGGGTGCGGCCGGCCTGACCTGCTCGGCGGTCGAGATGGGCGCCAAGGGCGATCTCGGCATCGAGCTCGATCTCGATAGCGTGCCGGTGCGCGAAGACCAGATGACCGCCTATGAGATGATGCTGTCCGAGAGCCAGGAGCGCATGCTCATGGTGCTCGAACCCTCGAAGGAAGAGGTCGCCAAGGCGATCTTCGTCAAATGGGGGCTGGATTTCGCCATCGTCGGCAGGACGACCGACGACCTCCGCTTCCGGGTCATCCACCAGGGCACGGAGGTCGCCGATCTGCCGATCAAGGATCTCGGCGACCAGGCGCCGGAATACGATCGTCCCTGGACACCGCTGGTCAAGCCGGCGCCGCTGGCTGCTAACGATGTGCCGCAGGCCGACGTCGCCGACGCACTGATCACGCTCGTCGGCTCGGCCAACAATTCGTCGCGCCGCTGGGTCTACGAGCAGTATGACACGCTGATCCAGGGCAATTCGCTGCAGCTTCCCGGTGGAGATGCCGGCGTCGTGCGCGTCGAAGGCCATGAACACAAGGCGTTGGCCTTCTCCTCCGACGTCACGCCGCGTTATGTCGAGGCCGATCCGTTCGAGGGCGGCAAGCAGGCGGTTGCCGAGTGCTGGCGCAACCTGACCGCCACAGGCGCCCTGCCCTTGGCAGCCACCGACAATCTCAACTTCGGTAATCCCGAAAAGCCCGAGATCATGAGCCAGCTCGTGCATGCCATAAAGGGTATCGGCGAGGCCTGCACTGTGCTCGAATTTCCGATCGTGTCGGGGAATGTCTCGCTCTATAACGAGACGCACGGCAAGGGGATCCTGCCGACCCCGACCATCGGCGGCGTCGGCCTGATCGACAACTGGCTGCGCATGGGCCGCGCGCGTTTTGCCGAGGAAGAGCAGCCAATATTGCTGATCGGTGCGCCCGCTTCATGGGGCACCCACCTCGCCCAATCCGTCTACATGCGCGATATCCATGGACGCACCGACGGCCCGCCGCCCTATGTTGATCTGCAGCACGAGAAGCGCGTTGGCGACCTCGTCCGCGAGTTGATCCGCGATGGCCTGGCAACGGCCGTGCACGATTGCTCCTCGGGCGGGCTCGCGCTGGCGATCGCCGAGATGGCGATGGCCTCCGGCATCGGTGCCGATATCAACCAGATCGAGGGCGCCGACCCCATCCCGGTCTTCTATGGCGAGGATCAGGGCCGCTATGTCGTTACCGTAAGGCGCGACGATCTCGACGAAGTGCAGGAGATCGCGGAGACACGCGGCATCTTCGCACCGCTGATCGGCACGACCGGCGGCGTGACAGTCAAGCTCGGCAATGCCCGGGCGGTGGCAATTGAGCAATTGCAAAAGGCCCATGAATCATGGTTCCCTGACTTCATGAGCGGCGAACTTCCGCCGACCGAGTAA
- a CDS encoding multidrug effflux MFS transporter, with protein MSGPARPIPRAEFIALIAALMALNALAIDVMLPALPAMGHALNVAHENERQYVLTSYLVGFGLAQLAFGPISDRFGRRMPLMAGMAIYVIAAALAAIAPSFFTLLALRFIQGMGAAATRVIGTSAVRDRFEGRAMAEVMSLIFMVFMAVPVMAPSIGQLLLFSGHWQMIFLFMAGLAALVAVWAYFRLAESLPVERRRPLHPKVIAEGFGLVFSNRSALFYGISSIFVMGGLFGFIGTAQQIYVDIYGLGAWFPIAFAGVAGFMAISSFLNSRIVGRFGIRRVTHAALIWFIAMSGIWLLLAINDALPFPAFMIVFALTMFSFGMVGSNTQALAMEPLGAVAGTASSVFGFMQTVGGALIGAFIGSQYDGTVVPTAAGYFLPALIGIGCVLIAEKGKLFGVSTQYRNTEVKP; from the coding sequence ATGTCCGGCCCTGCCCGTCCGATTCCACGCGCTGAATTCATCGCGCTGATTGCCGCATTGATGGCGCTCAACGCGCTTGCCATCGACGTGATGCTTCCGGCGCTGCCCGCGATGGGCCATGCGCTGAATGTCGCCCACGAGAACGAGCGGCAGTATGTGCTGACATCGTATCTGGTTGGCTTCGGTCTTGCGCAACTGGCGTTCGGCCCGATATCCGACCGCTTCGGCCGGCGCATGCCGCTGATGGCCGGCATGGCGATCTATGTCATCGCCGCGGCCCTCGCTGCCATCGCCCCGAGCTTCTTCACCCTGCTTGCGCTGCGCTTCATCCAGGGCATGGGTGCCGCCGCTACGCGTGTCATCGGCACGTCGGCGGTGCGCGACCGCTTCGAGGGCCGTGCCATGGCCGAGGTCATGAGCCTGATCTTCATGGTGTTCATGGCGGTTCCCGTGATGGCCCCGAGCATCGGCCAGTTGCTGCTGTTCTCCGGCCACTGGCAGATGATCTTCCTGTTCATGGCGGGGCTCGCGGCACTCGTCGCGGTCTGGGCCTATTTCCGGCTCGCCGAATCGCTGCCCGTCGAGCGCCGGCGCCCGCTGCATCCGAAAGTGATCGCCGAGGGCTTCGGCCTGGTGTTTTCCAACCGCAGCGCACTGTTCTACGGCATATCGTCGATCTTCGTGATGGGCGGGCTGTTCGGCTTCATCGGCACCGCGCAGCAGATCTATGTCGATATCTATGGACTGGGTGCCTGGTTCCCGATTGCCTTTGCCGGTGTCGCTGGCTTCATGGCCATCTCGTCGTTCCTCAATTCGAGGATCGTCGGCCGCTTCGGCATACGCCGGGTGACGCATGCTGCACTGATCTGGTTCATTGCTATGAGTGGAATCTGGCTGCTCTTGGCGATCAACGACGCCCTGCCTTTCCCTGCTTTCATGATCGTCTTCGCGCTGACCATGTTCTCGTTCGGCATGGTCGGCTCGAACACGCAGGCGCTGGCGATGGAGCCGCTCGGCGCCGTGGCCGGCACGGCCTCGTCCGTGTTCGGCTTCATGCAGACGGTCGGCGGCGCGTTGATCGGGGCGTTCATCGGCTCGCAGTATGACGGCACCGTGGTGCCGACCGCCGCCGGGTATTTCCTGCCCGCGCTGATCGGCATCGGCTGCGTGCTGATCGCCGAAAAAGGCAAGCTGTTCGGCGTCAGCACTCAATACAGGAATACTGAGGTCAAACCGTAA